The Pseudarthrobacter sp. BIM B-2242 region CCGCAGGGCAGCGAGCTGAATCGTGTCCCCGTCAGGATTCGCGTAGTCCATCGGCACAGTCACCTTGGCGCACTGGAAGCCGTTTTCGCACGGCTCCCACACCACCTCCTGCGAGTAGAAGGAGTCGAGCCCTGCCGGGGCGGAAGCCACAATGGAGGGATCCGCCTTGGCCGTTGTGGGTGCCTCGTCCGGTTTGTCGCCGACGAGAAGGCTGCACGATGCCAGCGTCATGGCCAGGACCAGGGCGCCGGCAGCCCGCAGCCCAATCACCAGGGATCGGGAGCGTGCGGGCAGGGGGCGAGCAGTCATTCGGGAAGTCTCCTTGGAAGGGCTAGATGAGGCTGGCGGCCATGGACTCGATGGTCAACAGCGGAGCAACGTTGGTGGTGGTGATGCGTTGGCGGGCTTTGTTGATGGCGTCCATGCGGGCAAGAGTTGTTTCGGGGGCGGACCGGCCGGCAAATTCCTCCAACTCATTCCTGAGTTCAACGTTCACCAGCTCCACGCTGTTCCCCAGCTGGATAATCAGCACGTCCCGGTAGAACGAGAGCAGATCCGTGAGGGTCCGGTCCAGGGAATCGGTGATGGAACGTTTCGCCCGGCGTTTCTGGTCCTCCTCCAACTGCTTGATCTGGCTCCGCATGGCCGGCGGAAGCGTCCCGGATTCCGGGACACCCAGGGTAGCCAGCAGCGCAGCCTTCTCGGCGGCGTCGCGCTCTTCATTGGAACTGTTGGCCTCGGCAGTGGCGATCTTCACGAGCTTGTCCGCCATCATCACTGCGGCGGTGACGCCGCGCAGGCCAAGCGGGAACCGCACAGTCTCCAGCCGGCGCTCGCGCGCCTCCGGATCCCGCGCCAGGCGGCGGGCAATCCCCACATGGCTTTGTGCCGCGCGGGCCGCGCGCTCGGCGAGGGCCGGTTCCACGCCGTCGCGCTTTACCAGCAAAGCCGCGACGTCGGCGGCCGGGGGCAGCCGGAGGGCGACAGCCCGGCAGCGGGAACGGATGGTCACCAGGACATCGGCGGGCGATGGCGCACACAGCATCCAAATGGTCCGCGGTGTGGGCTCTTCGATCGCCTTCAGCAGCACGTTGGTGGTGCGCTCGGCCATGCGGTCTGCGTCCTCCACCACGATGATCCGCCACCGTCCGGAAGACGGCCGGTTGCCCGCCGTGGACACCAGGTCGCGGGCCTCCTCGATGGTGATGGTGACCTTCTCGGTCCGGACAAACGTCACGTCCGAATGCGTTTCTCCGAGGATGGTCAGGCAGGCGGCACACTCGCCGCAGCCGCGCCTGGCAACGTCTTCCTGGTCACAGTTCAGGGCCGCGGCAAAGGCCTTCGCAGCATTGGAACGCCCGGAACCGGGCGGACCCGTGAACAGCCACGCGTGCGTGAGCCCATCACCCAGCGTCGCGTTCCGCAACTGTTCGACGACGGCGGGCTGGCCCTGGAGGTCATCCCACACCGTCATGCGGCACCCGGCGCAGCCGTGAGCAGCGATTCGAGGCGCGCCAGGATCTGCGCGGCAATGTCGTGGACAGGCAGGTGCGCGGGCAGGACGAGGTAGGTAGCGGGGCGGCTGGCGGCGAGCTCCAGGAACGCGTCACGGATGGTGGTGTGGAACTCGTCAGCTTCGGACTCCAGCCGGTCTTCGGCGGCATCGCCGGCGGTGCGGCGGCGGCGGCCAACGGCGGGGTCCACGTCCAACAGCACCGTCAGATCGGGCTGCAGCCCGGAGGTGGCCCATTCGTTGAGCGAACGGACGGCGTCGGTCCCGAGCTCCCGGCCGGCCCCCTGGTACGCAACGGATGAATCAATGTAGCGGTCGGTCAGGACCACCTCGCCACGCTCCAGTGCCGGGCGGATCACCTGGCTGGCGTGGGCCGCGCGTGAGGCGGCGAAGATGAGCGCCTCGGTGTGGGCGTCGATGTGGCCGTGGCCGTGGTCCAGGACCAGCGAACGCAGTTTCTCCCCGATGGGTGTTCCGCCGGGTTCGCGTGTGCGCAGGACCGTCAGGCCCCGCGATTCCAGGGCCTCGGCGAGCAGGGCAGCCTGGGTGGACTTGCCGGCACCGTCGCCGCCTTCAAAGGCGACGAAGAGTCCAGGGCTGTTGGTGGTGGTCACTGCTCAAGCCTACCGACTTCGGGCACCCGCACGCGTCGAAGTACGCTTTTCACCATGAGTCTCACGGAGCAGCACGCAGCGTCCCTGTCCGCCGAAACCCTGGTGGTTGCCGCGGGCCGGCCCCCGCGTGAACACGACGAACCGGTCAACCCGCCCATCGTGCTGTCCTCAACGTATTTCGGCACGGGAGCGTTGGACGACGGCGACCGGGGTTACGGCCGCTACGCCAACCCCACCTGGGACCCTTTCGAAGAGGCACTCGGCCAGCTTGAAGGTGCCGCGCTGCCCGGCCTGCTCTACGCATCCGGACTCGCGGCAGTGAGCTCCGCGTTGTCCCTCCTGCCCGCCGGCGGCGTCCTGGTGATGCCCTCGCACAGCTACGCGGGCTCACTGGTGATGGCCACCGAGCTGGCGCAGAAAGGCTTCCTGGAACTCCGGACCGTGGACATCGCGGACACGGACGCAGTCAAGGAACAGCTGGCCCCGCAGGGTCCGGACGCCAAAGCGGCCAGGATGCTGTGGCTGGAAAGCCCCACCAACCCCATGTTGGGCATTGCCGACATCCGGGAGCTGACAGCGGCCGCCCATGCGGTGGGTGCCATCGTGGTCACGGACAATACCTTCTCCACGCCGCTGGTCCAGCAGCCCTTGTCTCTGGGCTCGGACGTTGTGCTCCACTCCGTGACCAAATACCTGGCCGGCCACTCCGACGTTGTCCTCGGCGCCCTGGTGACCTCCAACCCGGACATCCGGGCAGCGCTCCTGCACAACCGCATCATCCACGGCGGCATCGCCGGCCCCTTCGAAGCCTGGCTGGCGCTGCGCGGCCTCCGGACCCTGGCCCTTCGTGTGGACCGGTCGCAGGCTTCCGCGGCTGTCCTGGCGGAACGCCTCGCCACGCATTCCCTGATTGAAAGCATCCGCTTCCCCGGGCTTCCCTCTGATCCTGGCCATGAACGGGCCAAAAACCAGATGAAGGGCTTCGGGTCCATCGTGTGCGTGCAGATCGCACCGGCCGCGGGCCTGGACGGAGCAGCCGCCGCCGACAAATTGGTGCGGGCACTCCGGCTTTGGCTGCCTGCAACATCCCTGGGCGGCGTCGAATCCCTGATCGAACGGCGGCGCAGGCACGCGGCCGAACCTTTGAGCGTCCCGGACAACCTGGTGCGGCTGAGCGTCGGCATTGAGAATGTTGAGGACCTCTGGGCCGATTTGAAGCAGGCGCTGGACTCGCTGGGCCGCTAGGCTTGGACGGTGGACGGTGAACTGATTATTCGGCCTGTTGAGCAGGCAGTGTTTTTTATCCTGGCCCTGGTGGCCCTGGTACTCGAGGTGTGGGCGCTGCTGGACTGCGTCCGGCACAAATCGGCCGCCTTTGAGGCCACAGGCAAACGGACCAAGACCTTCTGGCTGGCGCTGACCGCCGGTGCCACCCTGATCGGTGTCATCTCCCTCTTCAGCAGCGGCGGAATCTTTGGCACGCTGGGTCTGTTCGGGCTTGCTGCCGTGGTGGCAGCTTCGGTTTACCTGGCTGACGTCCGTCCCGCCGTCAAGGACGCCGGACGCGGCGGCAACCGCAGCCCCTACGGCTGGTGACCCCCGACGGCCCCCGGCGCCACAGCCTCCCAGTTCACAGTCAGTTCGCCCAGGCGCCACCGCGACGGCCCGTCCTGAACGGGCCACCCGCCGTCGCGCAGTGCTTTGCACATGCCCTGCCAGCGCTGCCTGTTGCCGAACGAGGCCAGCGGGGCTGACGCCAGCCAGGCCCGGTCCATGGCCTGCATCAACCGGTGCACCGGTTCGCCGGGGACGTTGCGGTGAATGAGCGCCTTCGGCAGCCGCTCGGCGACGTCCGAGGGCAGCTCAAAGCTGCCGAACCGCATGGACATGCTCAGGGACAATGGCCGCTCAGCATCGAGGGCAATCCACGTCACCCGCCGCCCGATCTCGTCGCAGGTCCCGTCGATGAAGAGCCCGCCGGGAGAGAGCCGGTCCTGGACCAGGCGCCAGATCCCCGGCACGTCAGCCTCTTCGTACTGCCGCAGGACGTTGAAGGCGCGGACCAGGACGGGCCGCCCGGGGAGGGGCAGTTCGAAACCGCCCACCTGAAAGCTCAGGCCCGGCTGTTCCAGCGGCCTGGCCGCCCGGACCCGTTCCGGTTCAATCTCCACGCCCACCACGCGCACATCAGGCCGGGCGGCGCGGAGGCGCTCAAAAAGTTCGACGGCGGTGGCCGGCGTCGCGCCGTAGCCCAGGTCAACCACCAGGGGGTCGTCGGCTGCCCGCAGGCGCCAGGCCTGGGGTCCGGTAAGCCAGCGGTCCGTACGGCGCATCCGGTTGGGGTTAGTGGTGCCGCGGGTAACGTTTCCCACCGGTTTGCCGCTCCTGTTATGGGGAGCGTTGACCCGTTCAGCTTTTTGAACCACGGGCCAACTTTATCCCCGGAGCGTCCTGTGGTGTAACGCACAGCGGGCTCAAGCGTGCCCTCGGCTAGGATGAAAATCATGACTTACAAGCTGATTCTGCTGCGCCACGGCCACAGCGAATGGAACGCCAAGAACCTGTTCACCGGCTGGGTGGACGTTGACCTTAACGACCAGGGCCGCGAGGAAGCAGCCCGCGGCGGTGAGCTCCTGGTGGAGCACAACATCCTCCCCGACGTCCTGTACACGTCACTGCTCAAGCGCGCCATTAACACGGCCAACATCACCCTGGACAAGGCGGACCGTGGCTGGATCCCCGTCAAGCGCGACTGGCGCCTGAACGAGCGCCACTACGGCGCCCTGCAGGGCAAGGACAAGGCCCAGACCCTGGCCGAGTTCGGTGAAGAGCAGTTCATGGAATGGCGCCGCAGCTACGACACCCCGCCGCCGCCCCTGTCCGACGACAGCGAGTTCTCCCAGGCCCACGATCCGCGCTACGCGGACCTCGGCGACGCCCTGCCGCGCACCGAGTGCCTCAAGGACGTCCTGGTCCGCCTGCTGCCGTACTGGGAATCGGACATCAAGGAGGACCTGAAGGCAGGCAAGACCGTCCTGGTCACAGCCCACGGCAACTCCCTGCGTGCCCTGGTCAAGCACCTGGACGGCATCAGCGACGACGCCATCTCCGGCCTGAACATCCCCACGGGCATCCCGCTGGTCTACGACCTCGATGACAACTTCCAGCCGATCAAGCGCGGCGGTACCTACCTGGACCCGGAGGCTGCCGCGGAGGCCATCCTCGCTGTGGCCAACCAGGGCAAAAAATAAGTAAAGCAGTAACTAACGACGGCGGGCCGGTCACCTTGAAGTGACCGGCCCGCCGTCGTTCGCGGTGAAGTTGGGCTAGAGACCCTGCGGCTGCCATTCGCCGGTCACCAGGTAGGTAACCTTGCGGGCCACGGAGACGCCGTGGTCAGCGAAGCGCTCGAAGTAGCGGCTCGCGAGGGCAACGTCCACCGTGGTGGCAGGGGACTCGGCCCAGTCGGGGGAGGCGATCGCCTTGAATACGCTCAGGTGGAGATCGTCGATGATGGTGTTGGCCTTCAGGATGTCGCGGGCCACTTCCAGGTCCCGGCTTTCCAGGAGCACCGTGAGCTTGTCCGCAATGATCTGGTCCTGTTCGGCCATCTTGCGGAAGGTCTCGGTCATGGACGCGGGGATGACCGTCGACGGGAAGCGGAGGCGGGCCAGCTGGGCGATGTGCCGCGCGAGGTCGCCCATCCGCTCCAGCGAGGCGCTCATCCGGAGGGAGCCAACGATCATCCGGAGGTCGCTCGCTACCGGGCCTTGCAGGGCGAGGATGTCGATGGCGCGTTCATCCAGGCTGTTCTGGAGGAAATCGATCCGGGCATCCGCGGCAATGACGTCTTCGGCCAGATCAACGTCCGCCACCTGGAAGGACGTGTTGGCCTTCTCCATGGCCTCGCTGACCAACTTGGAAATCTCAACGAGCTGCTCACCCACCTGGGTCAGCTCTTCCTGAAAAACCTTACGCACGGGGGCGTCCTTTCTCTGGAATCCCGCCCCCATGTGGCAGACGGAATTCATGTCGCCGTTCGGCACTCCAACCCGTAACTCTGCCAGCGTGCGGTGAACGGTTAGTCTCTTGTAGATGAACGTTAGCTGAACCGTCCGTGCAATGCCCCCGGACGCACCGGCCGGCCCGAAAGCACAGCATAAGCTGGAGCTGTGGATCCTATGCTTATCGGTGTCATCGCGGGGCTTGTCGGCCTGTCGCTCGGCACCTTTGGCGTGCTCGCCTTCAGGGTCAGCGAAAAGCAGCGCCAACTGGTGGATGTGTACATCGACGAGCTCACGCTGCCGAAGGGCGCTGCGGAGGTACTGGCCGTCGTCGGACGGGCCTTTGTGGTGGTGGATGCCGTCGACGGTGTAGTCCGCGCCAGCCCGGCTGCCTACGCCTACGGCCTGGTGCGCGGACACACCGTGGTGCATAAAGAGCTGCTGGACATGACGGCCGGCGTGCGCCGGGACGGCGTGATCCTGGAGAAGAAACTGGAGCTGCCCCGCGGCCCGCTGGGTCAGGGGACCATCATCGTCCAGGTTCGCGCAGCCATGCTCGGTGAGGAATACATTCTGCTGCTCGCCGATGACCGCACGGAGATCACCCGCACCGAGGAGATCCGCAACGACTTCGTGGCCAACGTGTCCCATGAGCTGAAGACCCCGGTGGGGGCAATTTCCCTGCTTGCCGAGGCGCTGGAGTCCTCGGCGGATGACGAAGAGGCCGTCCGCCGGTTCGCCAAGCGGATGCATAAGGAATCGGGCCGGCTTGCCGCCCTGGTCCAGGACATCATCGAGTTGTCCCGCCTACAAGGCGCCAGTGTGTCCCAGGAGGGCACGGCAGTGGACATCAACGCCGTCATCGCGGAGGCTGTTGACCGTTCCCAGCTCCCTGCCGAAAGCAAGAAGATCCAGATCGTTGTGGGTGAGCGCGTAGACGCCACGGTCTTTGGTGACAGGGACCTGCTGGTGACCGCGCTGCGGAACCTGATCGATAATGCCATCCGTTATTCGCCGGAGAACACCAGGGTGGGCGTGGGTGTCCGGGCCAAGGACGGACTGATTGCCGTGTCCGTCACCGACCAGGGCGAGGGGATGACCCCGGAGGATCAGGAGCGGGTGTTTGAACGCTTCTACCGGGTGGACTCTGCGCGGTCGCGCCACACCGGCGGCACCGGCCTTGGCCTGAGCATCGTCAAACATGTGGCATCAAACCATGGCGGCGAGGTCACTCTGTGGTCCCGCCCCGGCCAGGGATCCACCTTCACCCTGAGGCTTCCCGAGATGGAAACCCAGGACGAACCTGAATCTTCAGTTGTCAAAGATCGAGCCGTACCCGAGCGTGTCAATGAGCGCAACGTACATGAGCAAGGAGCCAGCGCTTGAGCAGGATTTTGATTGTCGAGGACGAAGAATCGTTCAGCGACCCGTTGTCCTATTTGCTGGGCAAGGAGGGGTTTGAGGTCGAAGTCGTGGACAACGGCCTCGACGCCATCACGGAGTTCGACCGGAACGGCGCGGACCTGGTCCTGCTGGACCTGCAATTGCCCGGTTTGTCCGGCACGGAGGTCTGCCGCCAGCTGCGCCAGCGCTCCAGCGTTCCGGTCATCATGCTGACGGCCAAGGACTCCGAGATTGACAAGGTGGTCGGCCTGGAACTGGGTGCGGACGACTATGTCACCAAGCCGTACTCGTCCCGCGAACTGGTGGCCCGGGTCCGTGCAGTGCTGCGCCGGCAGGGTGAGCCGGAGGAGCTGATCTCTGCCACCGTCCAGGCCGGCCCTGTCCGGATGGATATCGAACGGCACGTGGTCAGCGTGGACGGCGAGCAGGTCCTCCTGCCGCTGAAGGAATTCGAACTCCTGGAGATGCTGCTCAGGAACTCCGGCCGGGTCCTGACCCGCGGCCAGCTGATCGACCGTGTCTGGGGTTCGGATTACGTTGGCGACACCAAAACCCTCGACGTCCACGTCAAACGGCTGCGCGGCAAGATCGAACCGGACCCGTCAGTACCCCGCTTCCTGGTGACGGTCCGCGGCCTCGGTTACAAGTTCGAGCCGTAAGCACGGCTGCCGCCGCGCAGGGGGCTTCAGCCAACAGATGCAAAAAAGGAGGTGCTCCCCGCGGGGAGCACCTCCTTTGACGTTCTTCAGCCCTACTAGTGGGCGGTATCCGCCTCGCTCGCGGACGGCGACGGCGTGGGGGAGGCGGATTCGGTCGGTTCGCTGCCGGCCGGCAGGTACTCCTTGTACTCCGGCAGCGTTGCATCCAGGACCGGCATCCGGACGGTCTTGGTGACATTCGTGCCGTCTTCGGTGACCTTGATGTCTACCAGGGAGCCGGCAATGCCGCCGCTGGTGGACAGGATTGCTTCATCGGTGGAGTCGTTGAGGAGGGTGTAGGAGTTGGCCTTCACCGGCACCTGCGTCTGTGAGCCTTCGGCACCGTTGACCGTAAGCTTCACGTCCTGGGATGAGGAGTTGTAGACGGCGCCGATCAGGCGGCCCGGCTTGTCCTCGCCGGTGGACACGATGAGCATGTTCCGCAGCTGCAGGGGACCCAGGTCGGCACGGATGCCGTCGGAGGAGGCGTACTGGTGAGTGGTCTGCTGGGGGTTGATGTAGCCGCAGCCGGTCATCGTGGCCAGGCCCAGGGCCAGGGCTCCTGCCGCCAGTGCCAGTTTGCCGCTCTGGGCCCGGTTCATCGCAGTGAAACGCACGTCACGTACTCCTCGAGAGTGTGGAAACATTATTCAGCCATAGCCTAGCCGCAAACAGGGCCAAACGAGGATTCGGGACGGTCATATTGTCCTTGGCAGCGGGCCCCGCATGCACTATTATCTGCATCCGTCAAGGGGTCGGACGGGTCCGATTTCGCCCATTTTCCGCGTAATCACTGGGTTCGCGCCCCGGTTCCGGGCCAGTCATATGCCTGAATCGTGATAAACTAGTGTGCGGGAAAGGGGAATGTTTACATGGTATTTGAGGTCGGCGAGACAGTAGTTTACCCTCACCACGGTGCTGCAAAAATTGAAGAAATCAAGATGCGCACTGTCAAGGGCGAAGAGAAAATGTATCTC contains the following coding sequences:
- a CDS encoding DNA polymerase III subunit delta', whose protein sequence is MTVWDDLQGQPAVVEQLRNATLGDGLTHAWLFTGPPGSGRSNAAKAFAAALNCDQEDVARRGCGECAACLTILGETHSDVTFVRTEKVTITIEEARDLVSTAGNRPSSGRWRIIVVEDADRMAERTTNVLLKAIEEPTPRTIWMLCAPSPADVLVTIRSRCRAVALRLPPAADVAALLVKRDGVEPALAERAARAAQSHVGIARRLARDPEARERRLETVRFPLGLRGVTAAVMMADKLVKIATAEANSSNEERDAAEKAALLATLGVPESGTLPPAMRSQIKQLEEDQKRRAKRSITDSLDRTLTDLLSFYRDVLIIQLGNSVELVNVELRNELEEFAGRSAPETTLARMDAINKARQRITTTNVAPLLTIESMAASLI
- the tmk gene encoding dTMP kinase, translating into MTTTNSPGLFVAFEGGDGAGKSTQAALLAEALESRGLTVLRTREPGGTPIGEKLRSLVLDHGHGHIDAHTEALIFAASRAAHASQVIRPALERGEVVLTDRYIDSSVAYQGAGRELGTDAVRSLNEWATSGLQPDLTVLLDVDPAVGRRRRTAGDAAEDRLESEADEFHTTIRDAFLELAASRPATYLVLPAHLPVHDIAAQILARLESLLTAAPGAA
- a CDS encoding PLP-dependent aspartate aminotransferase family protein, giving the protein MSLTEQHAASLSAETLVVAAGRPPREHDEPVNPPIVLSSTYFGTGALDDGDRGYGRYANPTWDPFEEALGQLEGAALPGLLYASGLAAVSSALSLLPAGGVLVMPSHSYAGSLVMATELAQKGFLELRTVDIADTDAVKEQLAPQGPDAKAARMLWLESPTNPMLGIADIRELTAAAHAVGAIVVTDNTFSTPLVQQPLSLGSDVVLHSVTKYLAGHSDVVLGALVTSNPDIRAALLHNRIIHGGIAGPFEAWLALRGLRTLALRVDRSQASAAVLAERLATHSLIESIRFPGLPSDPGHERAKNQMKGFGSIVCVQIAPAAGLDGAAAADKLVRALRLWLPATSLGGVESLIERRRRHAAEPLSVPDNLVRLSVGIENVEDLWADLKQALDSLGR
- a CDS encoding DUF2516 family protein, encoding MDGELIIRPVEQAVFFILALVALVLEVWALLDCVRHKSAAFEATGKRTKTFWLALTAGATLIGVISLFSSGGIFGTLGLFGLAAVVAASVYLADVRPAVKDAGRGGNRSPYGW
- a CDS encoding class I SAM-dependent methyltransferase: MVQKAERVNAPHNRSGKPVGNVTRGTTNPNRMRRTDRWLTGPQAWRLRAADDPLVVDLGYGATPATAVELFERLRAARPDVRVVGVEIEPERVRAARPLEQPGLSFQVGGFELPLPGRPVLVRAFNVLRQYEEADVPGIWRLVQDRLSPGGLFIDGTCDEIGRRVTWIALDAERPLSLSMSMRFGSFELPSDVAERLPKALIHRNVPGEPVHRLMQAMDRAWLASAPLASFGNRQRWQGMCKALRDGGWPVQDGPSRWRLGELTVNWEAVAPGAVGGHQP
- a CDS encoding phosphoglyceromutase encodes the protein MTYKLILLRHGHSEWNAKNLFTGWVDVDLNDQGREEAARGGELLVEHNILPDVLYTSLLKRAINTANITLDKADRGWIPVKRDWRLNERHYGALQGKDKAQTLAEFGEEQFMEWRRSYDTPPPPLSDDSEFSQAHDPRYADLGDALPRTECLKDVLVRLLPYWESDIKEDLKAGKTVLVTAHGNSLRALVKHLDGISDDAISGLNIPTGIPLVYDLDDNFQPIKRGGTYLDPEAAAEAILAVANQGKK
- the phoU gene encoding phosphate signaling complex protein PhoU, with protein sequence MRKVFQEELTQVGEQLVEISKLVSEAMEKANTSFQVADVDLAEDVIAADARIDFLQNSLDERAIDILALQGPVASDLRMIVGSLRMSASLERMGDLARHIAQLARLRFPSTVIPASMTETFRKMAEQDQIIADKLTVLLESRDLEVARDILKANTIIDDLHLSVFKAIASPDWAESPATTVDVALASRYFERFADHGVSVARKVTYLVTGEWQPQGL
- a CDS encoding cell wall metabolism sensor histidine kinase WalK translates to MLIGVIAGLVGLSLGTFGVLAFRVSEKQRQLVDVYIDELTLPKGAAEVLAVVGRAFVVVDAVDGVVRASPAAYAYGLVRGHTVVHKELLDMTAGVRRDGVILEKKLELPRGPLGQGTIIVQVRAAMLGEEYILLLADDRTEITRTEEIRNDFVANVSHELKTPVGAISLLAEALESSADDEEAVRRFAKRMHKESGRLAALVQDIIELSRLQGASVSQEGTAVDINAVIAEAVDRSQLPAESKKIQIVVGERVDATVFGDRDLLVTALRNLIDNAIRYSPENTRVGVGVRAKDGLIAVSVTDQGEGMTPEDQERVFERFYRVDSARSRHTGGTGLGLSIVKHVASNHGGEVTLWSRPGQGSTFTLRLPEMETQDEPESSVVKDRAVPERVNERNVHEQGASA
- a CDS encoding response regulator transcription factor — encoded protein: MSRILIVEDEESFSDPLSYLLGKEGFEVEVVDNGLDAITEFDRNGADLVLLDLQLPGLSGTEVCRQLRQRSSVPVIMLTAKDSEIDKVVGLELGADDYVTKPYSSRELVARVRAVLRRQGEPEELISATVQAGPVRMDIERHVVSVDGEQVLLPLKEFELLEMLLRNSGRVLTRGQLIDRVWGSDYVGDTKTLDVHVKRLRGKIEPDPSVPRFLVTVRGLGYKFEP